A single window of Drosophila suzukii chromosome 3, CBGP_Dsuzu_IsoJpt1.0, whole genome shotgun sequence DNA harbors:
- the Taf4 gene encoding transcription initiation factor TFIID subunit 4 isoform X6: MNTSQTAAGNRITFTSQPLPNGTINIAGNPGAVISTAQLPNTTTIKTIQAGIGGQHQGLQQVHHVQQQQQQAQQQQQQQQQTQSAGQPLLNSMLPAGVVVGMRHQAPSQQQQKNVPTNPLSRVVINSHMAGVRPQSPSSMTNTTATSNIIVNSVASSGYANSSQPPHLTQLNAQAPHLPQITQIQTIPAQQSQQQVNNVSSAGGVASVVSSTTAATTTQQGNTKEKCRKFLANLIELSTREPKPVEKNVRTLIQELVNANVEPEEFCDRLERLLNASPQPCLIGFLKKSLPLLRQALYTKELVIEGIKPPPQHVLGLAGLSQQLPKIQAQIRPIGPSQTTTIGQTQVRMITPNALGTPRPTIGHTTISKQPPNIRLPTAPRLVNTGGIRTQIPSLQVPGQANIVQIRGPQHAQLQRTGSVQIRATTRPPNSAPTANKLTAVKVGQTQIKAITPSLHPPSLAAISGGPPPTPTLSVLSTLNSASTTSLPIPSLPTVHLPPEALRAREQMQNSLNHNNNHFEAKLVEIKAPSLHPPHMERINASLTPIGAKTMARPPPVINKTLGKKKRDAMEMDAKLNASGAAASAANSFFQQSSMSSMYGDDDINDVAAMGGVNLAEESQRILGCTENIGTQIRSCKDEVFLNLPALQARIRAITSEAGLDEPSQDVAVLISHACQERLKNIVEKLAVIAEHRIDVIKLDSRYEPAKDVRGQIKFLEELDKAEQKRHEELEREMLLRAAKSRSRVEDPEQAKMKARAKEMQRAEMEELRQRDANLTALQAIGPRKKLKLDGEAVSAGVGSSGGGVLSSSGSAPTTLRPRIKRVNLRDMLFYMEQEREFCRSSVLFKTYLK, translated from the exons GCCGGTCAACCGCTGCTGAACTCGATGCTGCCGGCGGGCGTGGTGGTGGGCATGCGCCACCAGGCGCcgtcgcagcagcagcagaagaaTGTGCCCACCAACCCGCTCAGCCGTGTGGTGATCAACTCCCACATGGCGGGCGTGAGACCGCAGAGTCCATCG TCTATGACCAACACGACCGCCACCAGCAACATTATTGTCAATTCGGTTGCCAGCAGTGGCTATGCGAACTCATCGCAGCCGCCGCACTTGACGCAATTGAATGCGCAGGCGCCGCACTTGCCGCAGATTACGCAGATCCAAACGATACCGGCCCAGCAGTCCCAGCAGCAGGTGAACAATGTCAGTTCCGCGGGAGGTGTGGCGTCGGTGGTGAGCAGTACGACGGCAGCGACGACGACGCAGCAGGGCAATACCAAAGAAAAGTGTCGCAAGTTTCTAGCCAATTTAATCGAATTGTCGACACGGGAACCAAAGCCGGTGGAGAAAAATGTGCGCACCCTCATCCAGGAGCTGGTCAATGCGAACGTGGAGCCGGAGGAGTTTTGTGACCGCCTGGAGCGCTTGCTCAACGCCAGCCCGCAGCCATGTCTGATTGGATTCCTCAAGAAGAGTTTGCCCCTGCTCCGGCAAGCGCTGTACACCAAGGAGTTGGTAATCGAAGGCATTAAACCACCGCCGCAGCATGTGCTCGGTCTGGCCGGACTCTCTCAACAGCTGCCT AAAATACAAGCGCAAATCCGTCCGATCGGTCCCAGCCAGACAACGACCATTGGACAGACGCAGGTGCGCATGATCACGCCGAATGCCTTGGGCACGCCACGACCCACCATTGGCCACACCACGATATCGAAGCAACCGCCCAATATCAGGCTGCCCACAGCACCGCGACTCGTCAACACGGGAGGAATTCGCACCCAGATACCTTCGTTGCAGGTGCCTGGACAGGCG AATATAGTGCAAATTCGCGGACCGCAGCATGCGCAATTGCAGCGCACGGGATCGGTGCAAATCCGGGCTACCACCCGGCCGCCGAACAGTGCGCCCACCGCGAACAAACTCACTGCCGTCAAGGTGGGCCAGACGCAGATCAAAGCGATCACGCCCAGCTTGCACCCGCCCTCGCTGGCCGCCATATCTGGCGGACCACCGCCAACGCCCACGCTGTCCGTTTTGTCCACGCTGAACTCCGCCTCGACCACATCGCTGCCGATACCGTCGCTGCCCACGGTCCACCTTCCACCCGAAGCTCTTCGAGCCCGAGAGCAGATGCAAAACTCGCTGAACCACAACAACAATCACTTCGAAGCGAAGCTGGTGGAGATCAAGGCGCCGTCGCTGCATCCGCCGCACATGGAACGGATCAATGCATCTCTAACACCGATTGGAGCCAAGACGATGGCGAGGCCACCGCCAGTGATCAACAAGACGCTGGGCAAAAAGAAACGAGACGCCATGGAAATGGACGCCAAGCTAAACGCAAGCGGAGCGGCAGCATCGGCGGCGAACTCGTTTTTCCAGCAGAGCTCCATGTCCTCGATGTACGGCGACGATGATATCAACGATGTGGCCGCCATGGGTGGCGTTAACCTGGCGGAGGAGTCGCAGCGGATTCTCGGCTGCACGGAAAACATCGGCACGCAGATACGTTCCTGCAAAGATGAAGTGTTCCTCAATCTGCCCGCCCTGCAAGCCCGGATACGGGCCATTACGTCGGAGGCGGGACTGGATGAGCCGTCGCAGGATGTGGCCGTTCTGATATCGCACGCCTGCCAGGAGCGACTGAAGAACATTGTGGAGAAGTTGGCTGTGATAGCGGAGCACCGCATTGATGTCATCAAG TTGGATTCACGCTACGAGCCCGCAAAGGATGTGCGCGGTCAGATCAAGTTCTTGGAGGAGCTGGACAAGGCCGAGCAGAAGCGACACGAGGAGCTGGAGCGCGAGATGCTGCTGCGGGCAGCCAAGTCGCGGTCGCGCGTCGAGGATCCCGAACAGGCCAAGATGAAGGCGAGG GCCAAGGAGATGCAGCGCGCCGAGATGGAGGAGCTGCGTCAGCGAGATGCCAATCTGACGGCGTTACAGGCGATTGGACCTCGGAAAAAGCTGAAGCTGGACGGCGAAGCGGTCAGTGCGGGAGTG ggttCCAGTGGCGGCGGAGTGCTCAGTAGTTCGGGATCTGCGCCAACAACGTTAAGGCCGCGCATCAAGCGTGTGAACCTGCGCGACATGCTCTTCTACATGGAGCAGGAGCGCGAGTTCTGTCGCAGCTCCGTGCTGTTCAAGACATACCTCAAGTGA
- the Taf4 gene encoding transcription initiation factor TFIID subunit 4 isoform X4, which translates to MNTSQTAAGNRITFTSQPLPNGTINIAGNPGAVISTAQLPNTTTIKTIQAGIGGQHQGLQQVHHVQQQQQQAQQQQQQQQQTQSAGQPLLNSMLPAGVVVGMRHQAPSQQQQKNVPTNPLSRVVINSHMAGVRPQSPSITLSTLNTGQTPALLVKTDNGFQLLRVGTTTGPPTVTQTITNTSNNSNTTSTTNHPTTTQIRLQTVPAAASMTNTTATSNIIVNSVASSGYANSSQPPHLTQLNAQAPHLPQITQIQTIPAQQSQQQVNNVSSAGGVASVVSSTTAATTTQQGNTKEKCRKFLANLIELSTREPKPVEKNVRTLIQELVNANVEPEEFCDRLERLLNASPQPCLIGFLKKSLPLLRQALYTKELVIEGIKPPPQHVLGLAGLSQQLPKIQAQIRPIGPSQTTTIGQTQVRMITPNALGTPRPTIGHTTISKQPPNIRLPTAPRLVNTGGIRTQIPSLQVPGQANIVQIRGPQHAQLQRTGSVQIRATTRPPNSAPTANKLTAVKVGQTQIKAITPSLHPPSLAAISGGPPPTPTLSVLSTLNSASTTSLPIPSLPTVHLPPEALRAREQMQNSLNHNNNHFEAKLVEIKAPSLHPPHMERINASLTPIGAKTMARPPPVINKTLGKKKRDAMEMDAKLNASGAAASAANSFFQQSSMSSMYGDDDINDVAAMGGVNLAEESQRILGCTENIGTQIRSCKDEVFLNLPALQARIRAITSEAGLDEPSQDVAVLISHACQERLKNIVEKLAVIAEHRIDVIKLDSRYEPAKDVRGQIKFLEELDKAEQKRHEELEREMLLRAAKSRSRVEDPEQAKMKARAKEMQRAEMEELRQRDANLTALQAIGPRKKLKLDGEAVSAGVGSSGGGVLSSSGSAPTTLRPRIKRVNLRDMLFYMEQEREFCRSSVLFKTYLK; encoded by the exons GCCGGTCAACCGCTGCTGAACTCGATGCTGCCGGCGGGCGTGGTGGTGGGCATGCGCCACCAGGCGCcgtcgcagcagcagcagaagaaTGTGCCCACCAACCCGCTCAGCCGTGTGGTGATCAACTCCCACATGGCGGGCGTGAGACCGCAGAGTCCATCG ATAACTTTAAGCACACTTAATACGGGTCAGACCCCGGCATTGCTGGTCAAGACGGATAACGGATTCCAGCTGTTGCGCGTGGGCACGACGACGGGTCCGCCGACGGTGACACAGACCATAACCAACACCAGCAATAACAGCAACACGACAAGCACCACAAACCATCCCACAACCACACAGATCCGTCTGCAAACTGTGCCGGCTGCAGCT TCTATGACCAACACGACCGCCACCAGCAACATTATTGTCAATTCGGTTGCCAGCAGTGGCTATGCGAACTCATCGCAGCCGCCGCACTTGACGCAATTGAATGCGCAGGCGCCGCACTTGCCGCAGATTACGCAGATCCAAACGATACCGGCCCAGCAGTCCCAGCAGCAGGTGAACAATGTCAGTTCCGCGGGAGGTGTGGCGTCGGTGGTGAGCAGTACGACGGCAGCGACGACGACGCAGCAGGGCAATACCAAAGAAAAGTGTCGCAAGTTTCTAGCCAATTTAATCGAATTGTCGACACGGGAACCAAAGCCGGTGGAGAAAAATGTGCGCACCCTCATCCAGGAGCTGGTCAATGCGAACGTGGAGCCGGAGGAGTTTTGTGACCGCCTGGAGCGCTTGCTCAACGCCAGCCCGCAGCCATGTCTGATTGGATTCCTCAAGAAGAGTTTGCCCCTGCTCCGGCAAGCGCTGTACACCAAGGAGTTGGTAATCGAAGGCATTAAACCACCGCCGCAGCATGTGCTCGGTCTGGCCGGACTCTCTCAACAGCTGCCT AAAATACAAGCGCAAATCCGTCCGATCGGTCCCAGCCAGACAACGACCATTGGACAGACGCAGGTGCGCATGATCACGCCGAATGCCTTGGGCACGCCACGACCCACCATTGGCCACACCACGATATCGAAGCAACCGCCCAATATCAGGCTGCCCACAGCACCGCGACTCGTCAACACGGGAGGAATTCGCACCCAGATACCTTCGTTGCAGGTGCCTGGACAGGCG AATATAGTGCAAATTCGCGGACCGCAGCATGCGCAATTGCAGCGCACGGGATCGGTGCAAATCCGGGCTACCACCCGGCCGCCGAACAGTGCGCCCACCGCGAACAAACTCACTGCCGTCAAGGTGGGCCAGACGCAGATCAAAGCGATCACGCCCAGCTTGCACCCGCCCTCGCTGGCCGCCATATCTGGCGGACCACCGCCAACGCCCACGCTGTCCGTTTTGTCCACGCTGAACTCCGCCTCGACCACATCGCTGCCGATACCGTCGCTGCCCACGGTCCACCTTCCACCCGAAGCTCTTCGAGCCCGAGAGCAGATGCAAAACTCGCTGAACCACAACAACAATCACTTCGAAGCGAAGCTGGTGGAGATCAAGGCGCCGTCGCTGCATCCGCCGCACATGGAACGGATCAATGCATCTCTAACACCGATTGGAGCCAAGACGATGGCGAGGCCACCGCCAGTGATCAACAAGACGCTGGGCAAAAAGAAACGAGACGCCATGGAAATGGACGCCAAGCTAAACGCAAGCGGAGCGGCAGCATCGGCGGCGAACTCGTTTTTCCAGCAGAGCTCCATGTCCTCGATGTACGGCGACGATGATATCAACGATGTGGCCGCCATGGGTGGCGTTAACCTGGCGGAGGAGTCGCAGCGGATTCTCGGCTGCACGGAAAACATCGGCACGCAGATACGTTCCTGCAAAGATGAAGTGTTCCTCAATCTGCCCGCCCTGCAAGCCCGGATACGGGCCATTACGTCGGAGGCGGGACTGGATGAGCCGTCGCAGGATGTGGCCGTTCTGATATCGCACGCCTGCCAGGAGCGACTGAAGAACATTGTGGAGAAGTTGGCTGTGATAGCGGAGCACCGCATTGATGTCATCAAG TTGGATTCACGCTACGAGCCCGCAAAGGATGTGCGCGGTCAGATCAAGTTCTTGGAGGAGCTGGACAAGGCCGAGCAGAAGCGACACGAGGAGCTGGAGCGCGAGATGCTGCTGCGGGCAGCCAAGTCGCGGTCGCGCGTCGAGGATCCCGAACAGGCCAAGATGAAGGCGAGG GCCAAGGAGATGCAGCGCGCCGAGATGGAGGAGCTGCGTCAGCGAGATGCCAATCTGACGGCGTTACAGGCGATTGGACCTCGGAAAAAGCTGAAGCTGGACGGCGAAGCGGTCAGTGCGGGAGTG ggttCCAGTGGCGGCGGAGTGCTCAGTAGTTCGGGATCTGCGCCAACAACGTTAAGGCCGCGCATCAAGCGTGTGAACCTGCGCGACATGCTCTTCTACATGGAGCAGGAGCGCGAGTTCTGTCGCAGCTCCGTGCTGTTCAAGACATACCTCAAGTGA
- the Taf4 gene encoding transcription initiation factor TFIID subunit 4 isoform X2, with the protein MNTSQTAAGNRITFTSQPLPNGTINIAGNPGAVISTAQLPNTTTIKTIQAGIGGQHQGLQQVHHVQQQQQQAQQQQQQQQQTQSAGQPLLNSMLPAGVVVGMRHQAPSQQQQKNVPTNPLSRVVINSHMAGVRPQSPSITLSTLNTGQTPALLVKTDNGFQLLRVGTTTGPPTVTQTITNTSNNSNTTSTTNHPTTTQIRLQTVPAAAVSRYQQQQQQQHQQQQQQQSQQQQQQQATNSTTASTSIALRKTIVRTSSTVPSSNNNNNNSIINATTTTNTTTTTNNNNQNNNKPATNQQQQQQKLQQQQHLKAQQQQQQHKQQQASAAAAAAAAAANVAATIKIKQNSMTNTTATSNIIVNSVASSGYANSSQPPHLTQLNAQAPHLPQITQIQTIPAQQSQQQVNNVSSAGGVASVVSSTTAATTTQQGNTKEKCRKFLANLIELSTREPKPVEKNVRTLIQELVNANVEPEEFCDRLERLLNASPQPCLIGFLKKSLPLLRQALYTKELVIEGIKPPPQHVLGLAGLSQQLPKIQAQIRPIGPSQTTTIGQTQVRMITPNALGTPRPTIGHTTISKQPPNIRLPTAPRLVNTGGIRTQIPSLQVPGQANIVQIRGPQHAQLQRTGSVQIRATTRPPNSAPTANKLTAVKVGQTQIKAITPSLHPPSLAAISGGPPPTPTLSVLSTLNSASTTSLPIPSLPTVHLPPEALRAREQMQNSLNHNNNHFEAKLVEIKAPSLHPPHMERINASLTPIGAKTMARPPPVINKTLGKKKRDAMEMDAKLNASGAAASAANSFFQQSSMSSMYGDDDINDVAAMGGVNLAEESQRILGCTENIGTQIRSCKDEVFLNLPALQARIRAITSEAGLDEPSQDVAVLISHACQERLKNIVEKLAVIAEHRIDVIKLDSRYEPAKDVRGQIKFLEELDKAEQKRHEELEREMLLRAAKSRSRVEDPEQAKMKARAKEMQRAEMEELRQRDANLTALQAIGPRKKLKLDGEAVSAGVGSSGGGVLSSSGSAPTTLRPRIKRVNLRDMLFYMEQEREFCRSSVLFKTYLK; encoded by the exons GCCGGTCAACCGCTGCTGAACTCGATGCTGCCGGCGGGCGTGGTGGTGGGCATGCGCCACCAGGCGCcgtcgcagcagcagcagaagaaTGTGCCCACCAACCCGCTCAGCCGTGTGGTGATCAACTCCCACATGGCGGGCGTGAGACCGCAGAGTCCATCG ATAACTTTAAGCACACTTAATACGGGTCAGACCCCGGCATTGCTGGTCAAGACGGATAACGGATTCCAGCTGTTGCGCGTGGGCACGACGACGGGTCCGCCGACGGTGACACAGACCATAACCAACACCAGCAATAACAGCAACACGACAAGCACCACAAACCATCCCACAACCACACAGATCCGTCTGCAAACTGTGCCGGCTGCAGCTGTAAGTAGataccaacaacaacaacaacagcaacatcagcagcaacaacagcagcaatcgcaacagcaacagcagcaacaagcAACCAACAGCACTACCGCCAGCACTAGCATTGCACTGCGCAAAACGATTGTCCGTACATCATCCACAGTCCCATCCagcaataataacaataataatagtaTTATCAatgccaccaccaccaccaacaccaccaccactaccaacaacaacaaccagaacaacaacaaacccGCTACTaaccagcaacagcagcaacagaagctccaacagcagcaacatctcaaggcccagcagcagcagcagcaacataaaCAGCAACAGGCATCCGCTGCGGCTGCCGCTGCAGCAGCTGCCGCCAATGTGGCAGCCACCATAAAGATCAAGCAAAAC TCTATGACCAACACGACCGCCACCAGCAACATTATTGTCAATTCGGTTGCCAGCAGTGGCTATGCGAACTCATCGCAGCCGCCGCACTTGACGCAATTGAATGCGCAGGCGCCGCACTTGCCGCAGATTACGCAGATCCAAACGATACCGGCCCAGCAGTCCCAGCAGCAGGTGAACAATGTCAGTTCCGCGGGAGGTGTGGCGTCGGTGGTGAGCAGTACGACGGCAGCGACGACGACGCAGCAGGGCAATACCAAAGAAAAGTGTCGCAAGTTTCTAGCCAATTTAATCGAATTGTCGACACGGGAACCAAAGCCGGTGGAGAAAAATGTGCGCACCCTCATCCAGGAGCTGGTCAATGCGAACGTGGAGCCGGAGGAGTTTTGTGACCGCCTGGAGCGCTTGCTCAACGCCAGCCCGCAGCCATGTCTGATTGGATTCCTCAAGAAGAGTTTGCCCCTGCTCCGGCAAGCGCTGTACACCAAGGAGTTGGTAATCGAAGGCATTAAACCACCGCCGCAGCATGTGCTCGGTCTGGCCGGACTCTCTCAACAGCTGCCT AAAATACAAGCGCAAATCCGTCCGATCGGTCCCAGCCAGACAACGACCATTGGACAGACGCAGGTGCGCATGATCACGCCGAATGCCTTGGGCACGCCACGACCCACCATTGGCCACACCACGATATCGAAGCAACCGCCCAATATCAGGCTGCCCACAGCACCGCGACTCGTCAACACGGGAGGAATTCGCACCCAGATACCTTCGTTGCAGGTGCCTGGACAGGCG AATATAGTGCAAATTCGCGGACCGCAGCATGCGCAATTGCAGCGCACGGGATCGGTGCAAATCCGGGCTACCACCCGGCCGCCGAACAGTGCGCCCACCGCGAACAAACTCACTGCCGTCAAGGTGGGCCAGACGCAGATCAAAGCGATCACGCCCAGCTTGCACCCGCCCTCGCTGGCCGCCATATCTGGCGGACCACCGCCAACGCCCACGCTGTCCGTTTTGTCCACGCTGAACTCCGCCTCGACCACATCGCTGCCGATACCGTCGCTGCCCACGGTCCACCTTCCACCCGAAGCTCTTCGAGCCCGAGAGCAGATGCAAAACTCGCTGAACCACAACAACAATCACTTCGAAGCGAAGCTGGTGGAGATCAAGGCGCCGTCGCTGCATCCGCCGCACATGGAACGGATCAATGCATCTCTAACACCGATTGGAGCCAAGACGATGGCGAGGCCACCGCCAGTGATCAACAAGACGCTGGGCAAAAAGAAACGAGACGCCATGGAAATGGACGCCAAGCTAAACGCAAGCGGAGCGGCAGCATCGGCGGCGAACTCGTTTTTCCAGCAGAGCTCCATGTCCTCGATGTACGGCGACGATGATATCAACGATGTGGCCGCCATGGGTGGCGTTAACCTGGCGGAGGAGTCGCAGCGGATTCTCGGCTGCACGGAAAACATCGGCACGCAGATACGTTCCTGCAAAGATGAAGTGTTCCTCAATCTGCCCGCCCTGCAAGCCCGGATACGGGCCATTACGTCGGAGGCGGGACTGGATGAGCCGTCGCAGGATGTGGCCGTTCTGATATCGCACGCCTGCCAGGAGCGACTGAAGAACATTGTGGAGAAGTTGGCTGTGATAGCGGAGCACCGCATTGATGTCATCAAG TTGGATTCACGCTACGAGCCCGCAAAGGATGTGCGCGGTCAGATCAAGTTCTTGGAGGAGCTGGACAAGGCCGAGCAGAAGCGACACGAGGAGCTGGAGCGCGAGATGCTGCTGCGGGCAGCCAAGTCGCGGTCGCGCGTCGAGGATCCCGAACAGGCCAAGATGAAGGCGAGG GCCAAGGAGATGCAGCGCGCCGAGATGGAGGAGCTGCGTCAGCGAGATGCCAATCTGACGGCGTTACAGGCGATTGGACCTCGGAAAAAGCTGAAGCTGGACGGCGAAGCGGTCAGTGCGGGAGTG ggttCCAGTGGCGGCGGAGTGCTCAGTAGTTCGGGATCTGCGCCAACAACGTTAAGGCCGCGCATCAAGCGTGTGAACCTGCGCGACATGCTCTTCTACATGGAGCAGGAGCGCGAGTTCTGTCGCAGCTCCGTGCTGTTCAAGACATACCTCAAGTGA